From the Sardina pilchardus chromosome 11, fSarPil1.1, whole genome shotgun sequence genome, the window AGTCTTCTCAATCAGACAAACTGTACTTTAGTGCTGTCAAAATATAGCATTGCTAACAAACACATACGATTACAGTTTTACATGTTATGCTTGCTTTTACCTACTTTCTAGCACAGAAAATAAAGAACATGCTTTTGGAAATATAATAGTAATATACGGCATGCAATGTATGGTAGAAATTAGTAGTTTAGTAGTAGTACTCCTACAAGTGTAAGTCATTAGTACTCGTAGTGTATGAGTGGTAAGCATCAATTGGACTGGAGTTTCTCCAACATTGGACTGGGGATCCGGTTCTACTGCTCTGTAAGAGGACgtgaaaacacacatgcacgtacatacacacacacacacacacacacacacacacacacacacacacacacagagagagagttaaactGAAGTTAATGGAAATTTGTAATGTGACTTTCTTCCATGGACTTAATCCATCTACTGAAGAGGCcagtttacatttttttttttattttaatcagaAAAAGAACCAAACCATGTCCACCGATCTACCCTTAGACATGCACCCACATTCATGTCCACGTTGAGCAGAGACCTACTCACCTTCATTGGTGCAGATGAAGTTGAGTTTGTCGGTCTTAGTCAGGTTGCTGACCCACATCCCCCATCCAGACTCTGCTGCCCCCACTGTGTATTTGAAGGACTCCACTTGCCCATGCCCTTGGGCCCAGTTGCTGTAGCAGACGGTCTGCCCATAGACCCAGTACCAGCCCACGCCGTAGGAGTGGAGCAGGCCCAGCCACACGTGAGCAGTGGAGGCCCGTTTAACCAGCTGGCTCACCCAGCTCTGGATCTGCTCAGATGTTACAGAAACCAGGTCCACATGGTGCTCTCGACAGTACTGCAGCGCCTCTTTCCAGGTCTTATTCTCATGGACCAGAACCAGTTTCTCTGGAAGTGAAATAGGGATAAGCAAGATGCATGCATTCAGTTTTGATGTCACTCTGAACTCATTTTATGTTCAGTAGCTAAATGTGCAGGGTGAGCAGATGGACCATCCACAGAGAGATGGTAACATAACAGATAGTCACGCTAGTAAGAAATCAAAGCACCACTGAGAGATACAGTAGTAACCATGTAAggggacaacaacaaaaaaataaaggagATGGTAACACCactgaacaacaaaaagaatcaAGTGAAAAAAAACTCACCTTCGTAGCAGATGAAGTTAAGACGACGGCTACATTTTTCATAATTCCACTGACTGCTGGGTGTTATTGCAGCgcacagcccctccacaccaccaccagaaCTAGGTGCAGAAGGGTTGCAGAATGAGCAGAAGGTGGTGCTGCCATCTGACCACTCCCGGGGTTCTCTGAACAGGCCGATCCAGACCGGTTCATGTTTTCTAACTTTGTCTATCTGGTCATGTTCTTCCTTATTCCTCTCACtggccaggtctgtgtgtttctctctgcagtATTTCTGAGCATCTATCCAGTTCTTCAGAACAGTAACCTCCACATAGGGCTGTGTGGAGTCTCGCTCTGTAGTAATGCATTGGTCATTGTTAACTGAGAATCAGCACAGCTTTACAGACTGAACTAGTGTGAGTGTAACAACTGATTCATAGATCTGCATAGATTGCCTTTATGTATTACTGAATGAATTAAGTATTCAAGTATTCTCACCATCATAGCAGATGAAGAAGAAGGGATGGCTGCAGTGTGCATCATTCCATTTTCTATACATGAGAGTCACACAATTGTCTTCAACTCCATTGGGTTCTCCCGATCTCCAGTTGGTGAActctgtttcattctctctgtgtAAATCCCTGGCAGCCAGAGACCACTGCCACTTGGGACTGCTCCTCTGCTTCAGTCCAATCCAAGCCAGATCAACACCAGCACCGATAATGCTCTTCACCTTCTCATTCTCTGTTGTGTTGTCTATGGTGGCCAGGTCAGTGAACTTTTCCCTGCAGTACTGCTGAGCTTCTGTCcagttcttctctttcttcacctTATAGAACTGACGTGGCACAGAGGAGGACAGACTGCACACACCTGAGAGAAGatagatgtacacacactcacacacacacacacacacacacacacacacacacacacacacacacacacacacaaacacataatggTTTCAGTGGAGGGCATATTGAATGGTATGCATGATGAATGTATTCAAAATGTGTCATACACATAGCCACatacaacacaaccacacagactGACCTGAGAACAGCAGTGTAGCAATGAGAATCAGAGTCATCATGTCTGAACTCCTGTGAAAGTCTTTACAGTAGTCGTTAGGATTGCAGTAGCAGGCACTTTTCTCCAGATCAACTTATATACAGTAAACATATGAAAAACTCAGAATATTACAAACTAACACTACACGCAtattgtaatttcccaactattaatattaataatatgcATAGGAGGCTAGTATACATCACACAAAGAGTAATAAAATAGTGTCTTGTGTGAGATACGCGTATGGTTTGGTTAAGATGAAGGAACTGGGTCTTACCTGCCAAATGGTAGATGGAGTTGCTCCTCTGTAGTCAGCCTGTTCTGGTTACGCTTGCTCTGAGAGATTGACCCCCGTGTGACTGGTTCAGGTGTCTGttgcctgtatttaatgcacTTCATACATTCAACCCACCCTGAGGTCCTTTATGCAAACAAATGCCACGCTCTCAGACACGCAccctcatgctcacacacttgGGCAAGCAGACATTGAcaccctttcactctctttctctctctctctctctctctctctctctctctctctctctctctctctctctctctctctcacacacacacacacacacacacatactgtaatacttTATCTCTATAAAATGATTggtaagtaaataaatatatttgaaaggTTGTAGCATGTCAAGTGTCTGAGGCTGTCCTACTGCTGTTCCTTTTGGTTTACAGTAAAGTCCACCATCCCAGTTACCCAGAAGCAGACAGTGACCTGCCTAAATGACTGTCGTTCCATTGCATACacactatcatcatca encodes:
- the LOC134096106 gene encoding macrophage mannose receptor 1-like, with the translated sequence MMTLILIATLLFSGVCSLSSSVPRQFYKVKKEKNWTEAQQYCREKFTDLATIDNTTENEKVKSIIGAGVDLAWIGLKQRSSPKWQWSLAARDLHRENETEFTNWRSGEPNGVEDNCVTLMYRKWNDAHCSHPFFFICYDERDSTQPYVEVTVLKNWIDAQKYCREKHTDLASERNKEEHDQIDKVRKHEPVWIGLFREPREWSDGSTTFCSFCNPSAPSSGGGVEGLCAAITPSSQWNYEKCSRRLNFICYEEKLVLVHENKTWKEALQYCREHHVDLVSVTSEQIQSWVSQLVKRASTAHVWLGLLHSYGVGWYWVYGQTVCYSNWAQGHGQVESFKYTVGAAESGWGMWVSNLTKTDKLNFICTNEEQ